Proteins encoded in a region of the Haloarcula sp. CBA1129 genome:
- a CDS encoding phosphoglucomutase/phosphomannomutase family protein gives MDNDADADAGAIAFGTDGWRATLDVFTKPRVRMVGQAVATTLAERGATGTVAIGYDARETSPGFADELAHVLRANGFDVLLPDRDTPTPIVAWTVKDRDLAGALQITASHNPPEYNGVKFIPGDGSPALPDWTAAFEENLAVLDPLPEDEWGERTEDDLIGPFHDHALDFVDTDLDGLPVAYDALYGSGRGVTDALLEAAGADVTRLNCVQDPEFGGGSPEPSAENAEGLVEEVSEGDAALGIINDGDADRIGVVTPDRGYLDPNLFFAAMYDFLLEDGTGDVVRTVSTSSIVDRVAEAHGQDVHEVAVGFKWVAEAMADHDALFGGEESGGFGLPDHLRNKDGVLVALVAAAAEHEEPLDARVDRLLDEHGEIHQNRISVDCPDDRKESVLDDLETALPDTLAGVPVDGINTVDGFKIRLDDGTWVLVRPSGTEPKLRVYAEASSAERVEELLEAGRELVEPLV, from the coding sequence ATGGACAACGATGCGGATGCCGACGCAGGTGCAATCGCCTTCGGGACGGACGGCTGGCGAGCGACGCTGGACGTATTTACAAAGCCGCGGGTCCGGATGGTGGGTCAGGCCGTTGCCACGACGCTCGCCGAGCGCGGGGCGACCGGGACCGTCGCCATCGGGTACGACGCCCGCGAAACCTCGCCCGGGTTCGCAGACGAACTCGCACACGTCCTGCGCGCGAACGGCTTCGACGTACTCCTGCCGGACCGGGACACGCCGACGCCGATTGTCGCTTGGACGGTCAAGGATCGTGATCTCGCGGGGGCGCTCCAGATCACGGCCAGTCACAACCCACCGGAGTACAACGGCGTGAAGTTCATCCCCGGCGACGGCTCGCCGGCGCTGCCCGACTGGACGGCCGCCTTCGAGGAGAACCTCGCCGTCCTCGACCCGCTCCCCGAAGACGAGTGGGGTGAGCGAACCGAGGACGACCTCATCGGTCCGTTCCACGACCACGCGCTGGACTTCGTCGACACCGACCTCGACGGCCTGCCGGTCGCCTACGACGCGCTGTACGGCAGCGGCCGCGGCGTCACCGATGCACTCCTTGAAGCGGCCGGGGCCGACGTGACCCGGCTCAACTGCGTACAGGACCCCGAGTTCGGCGGTGGGTCGCCCGAGCCGTCAGCGGAAAACGCCGAAGGACTCGTCGAGGAGGTCAGCGAGGGCGACGCCGCGCTGGGCATCATCAACGACGGCGACGCCGACCGCATCGGCGTCGTCACGCCCGACCGCGGCTATCTGGACCCCAACCTGTTTTTCGCCGCGATGTACGACTTCCTGCTGGAGGACGGCACGGGCGACGTCGTCCGAACAGTCTCGACGTCCAGCATCGTCGACCGCGTCGCCGAGGCACACGGACAGGACGTCCACGAGGTCGCCGTCGGTTTCAAGTGGGTTGCCGAGGCGATGGCCGACCACGACGCGCTGTTCGGCGGCGAGGAGTCCGGCGGCTTCGGCCTGCCGGACCACCTGCGGAACAAGGACGGCGTGCTGGTGGCGCTTGTCGCCGCCGCCGCTGAGCACGAGGAGCCCCTCGATGCCCGCGTCGACCGACTGCTGGACGAACACGGCGAGATCCACCAGAACCGGATCAGCGTCGACTGTCCGGACGACCGCAAGGAGTCAGTCCTCGACGACCTCGAAACCGCACTTCCCGACACACTGGCGGGGGTCCCTGTCGACGGTATCAACACCGTGGACGGGTTCAAGATCCGACTCGACGACGGGACGTGGGTGCTTGTCCGCCCCTCCGGAACGGAGCCGAAACTTCGCGTCTACGCCGAGGCATCGAGTGCGGAGCGCGTCGAAGAGCTATTAGAAGCGGGCCGCGAATTGGTCGAACCGCTGGTCTGA
- a CDS encoding RDD family protein: MAATVAENAVEARDDRVVAYLIDFAILSAVAFGLWLVTFVLNTVLSVGAMAAASPESPGAMGGGSMLAAGLLGIVINFALWLAIGAVLVYYFGYYAESNETVGKRSQNVAVVDENGAPPSQRDRLVRTGVLLAPFPIMLLLGGILGGFGFVFALVLMVGWLLVEAAVMFVSDDAQRLGDRVAGTYVVSETK; the protein is encoded by the coding sequence ATGGCAGCAACTGTCGCTGAAAACGCAGTCGAAGCTCGGGATGACCGGGTCGTCGCATACCTCATCGATTTCGCTATTCTGAGCGCCGTCGCATTCGGGCTATGGCTCGTCACGTTCGTTCTCAACACGGTCCTCTCGGTCGGGGCGATGGCCGCCGCCTCGCCCGAGAGCCCGGGCGCGATGGGCGGCGGGTCGATGCTGGCCGCGGGGCTGCTGGGTATCGTCATCAACTTCGCCCTATGGCTCGCTATCGGTGCGGTACTCGTCTATTACTTCGGCTACTACGCCGAGTCGAACGAAACAGTCGGAAAGCGGTCCCAGAACGTCGCGGTCGTCGACGAGAACGGCGCGCCGCCGAGCCAGCGTGACCGGTTAGTCCGGACGGGCGTGCTACTCGCGCCGTTCCCGATTATGCTCCTTCTGGGCGGCATTCTCGGCGGGTTCGGGTTCGTGTTCGCGCTCGTTCTGATGGTCGGTTGGCTCCTCGTCGAGGCGGCCGTCATGTTCGTGAGCGACGACGCACAGCGCCTCGGCGACCGCGTGGCCGGGACGTACGTCGTCAGCGAAACCAAGTGA
- a CDS encoding GNAT family N-acetyltransferase — MHVRTAHLDEVPAVMNVLDGAVLSIAVETVRAGAEDGGTLVAASGDSETDGRILGALVLNGSHIEAVAVRRSRRDQGIGTALVKAALDRRDRVTAEFDADVRPFYDALGFDIEPLDEPDRFRGERA, encoded by the coding sequence ATGCACGTCCGTACAGCGCACCTCGACGAAGTGCCCGCCGTGATGAACGTCCTCGACGGGGCGGTCCTCTCAATCGCCGTCGAGACCGTGCGAGCGGGTGCTGAAGACGGCGGCACACTCGTCGCAGCGTCCGGTGACAGCGAGACGGATGGGCGCATCCTCGGCGCACTCGTGCTCAACGGGTCTCACATCGAAGCTGTCGCTGTCCGCCGCAGTCGCCGCGACCAAGGCATCGGAACAGCACTCGTCAAGGCCGCGCTCGACCGGCGCGACCGGGTCACCGCCGAGTTCGACGCGGACGTGCGACCGTTCTACGACGCTCTGGGGTTCGATATCGAGCCGCTGGACGAGCCCGACCGGTTTCGTGGCGAGCGCGCGTAG
- a CDS encoding ubiquitin-like small modifier protein 2 gives MHVTVEIAGEDTHELEVGDGATYADLLAPVDLSPHEVSVLVDGEHVPTDQPVEHTHVRVVRLIKGG, from the coding sequence ATGCACGTCACCGTCGAAATCGCCGGCGAGGACACCCACGAACTGGAGGTGGGCGACGGCGCGACCTACGCCGACCTGCTCGCGCCGGTCGACCTGAGCCCCCACGAGGTGTCCGTCCTCGTCGACGGCGAGCACGTGCCGACGGACCAGCCAGTCGAGCACACCCACGTTCGGGTCGTCAGGCTCATCAAGGGCGGCTGA
- a CDS encoding replication factor C small subunit gives MSEAESESRAGREEVWIEKYRPQTLDDVMGHENIVGRLKSYVSRNDLSHMLFSGPAGTGKTTCATAIARELYGDDWREHFLELNASDERGIDVVRDRIKNFARTSFGGVEYRIIFLDEADALTSDAQSALRRTMEQFSNNVRFILSCNYSSQIIDPIQSRCAVFRFSPLADDAVAEEIRNIAAEEDIELTEDGLDALVYAADGDMRKAINGLQAASVSGDTVDESAVYAITSTARPEEIRTMVQSALDGDFTASRATLDRLLTEEGIAGGDIIDQLHRSIWEFDIGDEAAVRVLERIGETDYRITRGANERVQLEAMLASLAQGE, from the coding sequence ATGAGTGAGGCCGAGTCCGAGTCGCGGGCGGGACGCGAGGAGGTCTGGATCGAGAAGTACCGCCCGCAGACGCTCGACGACGTGATGGGCCACGAGAACATCGTCGGGCGGCTCAAGAGCTACGTCTCGCGCAACGACCTGAGCCACATGCTCTTTTCCGGCCCTGCGGGGACGGGGAAAACGACGTGTGCGACGGCTATCGCCCGCGAACTGTACGGCGACGACTGGCGCGAGCACTTCCTCGAACTGAATGCCTCCGACGAGCGCGGTATCGACGTGGTCCGGGACCGCATCAAGAACTTCGCCCGGACGAGTTTCGGCGGCGTCGAGTACCGTATCATCTTCCTCGACGAGGCCGACGCCCTCACGTCCGACGCCCAGTCGGCCCTGCGCCGGACGATGGAACAGTTCTCGAACAACGTTCGCTTCATTCTCTCGTGTAACTACTCCAGCCAGATTATCGACCCGATTCAGTCACGCTGTGCGGTCTTTCGGTTTTCGCCGCTGGCCGACGATGCCGTCGCCGAAGAAATCCGAAATATCGCCGCCGAGGAGGACATCGAACTGACCGAGGATGGACTCGACGCGCTCGTCTACGCCGCTGACGGTGATATGCGGAAAGCCATCAACGGCCTGCAAGCCGCGTCGGTCAGCGGTGATACGGTCGATGAGTCGGCGGTGTACGCTATCACCTCGACGGCCCGTCCAGAGGAGATTCGGACGATGGTCCAGTCGGCGCTGGACGGCGACTTCACCGCATCCCGGGCGACCCTCGATAGACTGCTGACCGAGGAAGGGATCGCCGGCGGTGACATCATCGACCAACTGCACCGCTCTATCTGGGAGTTCGACATCGGCGACGAGGCAGCTGTCCGGGTGCTCGAACGTATCGGCGAGACCGACTACCGCATCACCCGCGGCGCGAACGAGCGCGTGCAGCTCGAAGCGATGCTGGCCTCGCTCGCACAGGGCGAGTAA